A region from the Halosolutus gelatinilyticus genome encodes:
- a CDS encoding presenilin family intramembrane aspartyl protease PSH, giving the protein MNDRTRVLAAVGLTVLLFLGVQLGALALVEPFDASERQAVDDPENPTNSIVYFAIILVATGIMLAAFKFDLQWLIRLLIIGVSVMLAWFVFTEFLPPVAEIAGVNVPAAVAAIGVGAALLWYPEWYVIDTTGVLMGAGAAALFGISFGLLPALLLLTVLAVYDAISVYGTEHMLDLAEGVMDLKIPVVLVVPTTLSYSYLAAGSTDDVLEDGGRKAADDGDGAAGAENDDRNDAEPADDDELGRDALFIGLGDAVIPTILVASAAFFLDAGTIAVPGIVLNAPALGALLGTIAGLLVLMYMVLKGRPHAGLPLLNGGAIGGYLLGAVASGVSLVTALGL; this is encoded by the coding sequence ATGAACGATCGGACACGGGTACTCGCTGCGGTCGGCTTGACGGTCCTGCTGTTTCTCGGCGTTCAACTCGGCGCGCTGGCGCTGGTCGAGCCGTTCGACGCCTCGGAGCGCCAGGCCGTCGACGACCCCGAGAATCCGACGAACAGCATCGTCTACTTCGCGATCATCCTCGTCGCGACCGGGATCATGCTCGCGGCGTTCAAGTTCGACCTCCAGTGGCTCATCAGGCTCCTGATCATCGGCGTCAGCGTGATGCTCGCCTGGTTCGTTTTCACCGAGTTCCTCCCGCCGGTCGCCGAGATCGCCGGCGTCAACGTCCCCGCTGCCGTCGCCGCGATCGGCGTCGGCGCGGCCCTGCTGTGGTATCCGGAGTGGTACGTCATCGACACCACCGGCGTCCTGATGGGCGCCGGTGCGGCCGCGCTGTTCGGGATCAGTTTCGGATTGCTTCCTGCACTGCTGTTGTTGACCGTACTCGCCGTTTACGACGCGATCAGCGTCTACGGCACCGAGCACATGCTCGACCTGGCCGAGGGCGTCATGGACCTCAAGATCCCCGTCGTGCTCGTCGTCCCGACGACCCTCTCGTACTCCTATCTCGCTGCGGGCAGCACCGACGACGTCCTCGAAGACGGCGGCAGGAAGGCAGCCGACGACGGCGACGGCGCAGCCGGCGCCGAAAACGACGATCGAAACGACGCCGAGCCGGCGGACGATGATGAACTCGGTCGCGACGCGCTGTTCATCGGCCTCGGCGACGCCGTCATCCCGACGATCCTCGTCGCGAGCGCGGCCTTCTTCCTCGACGCCGGGACGATCGCGGTTCCCGGAATCGTGCTGAACGCGCCCGCGCTCGGCGCCCTCCTCGGCACGATCGCCGGTCTGCTCGTCCTCATGTACATGGTTCTCAAGGGCCGACCCCACGCGGGACTCCCGCTGCTCAACGGCGGCGCCATCGGGGGCTATCTCCTCGGCGCCGTCGCGAGCGGGGTCTCGCTCGTCACGGCGCTCGGACTCTAA
- a CDS encoding H/ACA ribonucleoprotein complex subunit GAR1, with protein sequence MRRVGQVVRTAQGLAILRADDGEDASDEIGTMVLDESLDGVGRVVDVFGPVDRPYLAVTPDDGVHLPSLVTSTLYAR encoded by the coding sequence ATGCGCCGGGTCGGACAGGTCGTCCGCACCGCACAGGGGTTGGCGATCCTGCGGGCGGACGACGGCGAGGACGCGAGCGACGAAATCGGCACGATGGTCCTCGACGAGTCGCTCGACGGGGTCGGCCGCGTCGTCGACGTGTTCGGGCCCGTCGATCGTCCCTATCTGGCGGTGACGCCGGACGACGGCGTCCACCTCCCGTCGTTGGTCACGTCGACGCTGTACGCGCGGTAG
- the srp19 gene encoding signal recognition particle subunit SRP19 — protein MVENVIWPAYLDAALSRAEGRRVSQDLAVEEPTVDEIAKAVQQIGYDATIERDKAYSREHWADRGRVVVRGADDSTKNDLVQAVAAYVVAMRD, from the coding sequence ATGGTCGAGAACGTCATCTGGCCCGCCTACCTCGATGCGGCCCTCTCGCGGGCCGAGGGGCGACGGGTATCGCAGGACCTCGCGGTCGAAGAGCCGACGGTCGACGAGATCGCGAAGGCCGTCCAGCAGATCGGGTACGACGCCACGATCGAGCGAGACAAGGCCTACTCGCGCGAGCACTGGGCCGATCGGGGCCGGGTCGTCGTTCGCGGGGCCGACGACTCGACGAAGAACGACCTCGTGCAAGCCGTCGCGGCGTACGTCGTCGCGATGCGAGACTGA